From the genome of Dehalococcoidales bacterium:
CTGTTTTTGATGCACGTGACTTTGATCACACAGCTTTTTCTGTGTGCGGGTGCCCTGATAAGGAGCGTTACCGGGGAAGTGACTAATCGAGCCCGAGCATTCGGCACAGCTCGGTGGGGTTGTACTTTCCCGGAGTTTCACCGCTGGCTGCCATCTCCTGTGCGATACGCAGCAGCATCTGGTTGACCGGAGCTTTGAGGCCCAATCGCTCTGCCTGGCGGACAATTTCGCCGTTGAGGAAGTCGGTCTCGACAGTACCCTGCCGGCGGGCCAGGCTCTGCCAGGTGGAGCTTTGAGCCTCGGTACGCAGGCTGTTACGCGGTCGTTCGGTGCTCTCCGGCCATACCTCGGCCAGCTCCTCGTTGGACACCCATCGGATGCCGGCCTGTGAGAGAATCTGCTGCGCTTCCTCAAAGGCTGCGCTGTAGATAGGGGCTGTCTCTCTGCCTCGGGCGTTGGTGATGGCACCGATGGCATTACCCAGGTTGGTCATCAGCTTACCCCATTTGAAGGGCATCACCTCCGGGGTGACCAGCACGAAGAACCCGGCGCGACGCAGCCTGTCAGCAACTTCCTCGGCGAGGTCATCCTTTCCTTCAGGATACTGTCCGATGATGAGCCATCCGGGAGGGTCGCGACGGGCAATTGCCTCTCCATCGGTGACATAGACGCCACCGACCCTGACCATGACCCCATACACCCTGGGGAAATACCCTACGGCGATTTCCTCATTGCGGGTGCCGTTCTGGAGACAGAAGACGGGGATGTCGTTCACTACCTTGCGCAGGTCACCGAGAGCCTCATCCGTGTTCTGGCCTTTCACACAGAGTAGTACGACATCCTCCGGGCCAAAATCAATCTGGTCAGGTGCGGTAACTGCGGGTAGCCGCAGGTTGTGTGTCTCCGTGGGCGTGACGAAGCGCAGGCCTTGTTCGTTGATGGCGTTGACGTGGCCGGGTCGGCCAATCAGGACCACTTCCGTACCGGTCAGGTGAAGGTGACCGGCGACCACTCCTCCTATTGCTCCGGCTCCGTAAATTATTATTCTCATGTTGAAGCTACTCCTTCTGGTTTTTGGTTCTACGCCGCCTACTTCAGCACCATTCGGGCTACCAGTACCGGTGGGATATGCTGCATCCGGCTGTAGGCCATCGGACTGGCGGACTGGCTCTGGTATCCTTCGGGGAAAAGGGGTTCTTCCATGCCGTCAAGAACGAAGCCGTGCTTGAAGCAGATATTGAAGAGCAGGCTGACAGGGCGGTGGAAATAGTGCTGTGGAACAGGTTGGCCCGGGATGCCCACACCCATATGGTGGAAAGGCTCTGCGTAGTCGGTTACCGTAACGCCTGCCCTGAATACCAGCTTGTCACCTGTATCGAACTCCTCAGCGACCAGGCGCGTTGTTCCCGAGTTGAAGGCAGGGTGGAGCACACTGAATACGAACCGCCCGCCGGTCTTTAGCAGCTTTGGTAACGTTGAAATCAGCGGCTCGATGGAAGACATGTCCATCAGGGCCATGGTGCAGACGGCGGCGTCAAAACGCTTCTCACCGAGTGACAGCAGGGCTTCGGGGTCGGTGGCGCTGAGTACCCGGTAGGTTATGCGGTCCGCGTTCTCGGTGGTACGCTCCCGCGCCCGCCGGATGAACATCTCCGAATGGTCGATGGCGACAATCATTGCCCCGAGGGCTGCCATACGACGGGCGAAACGCCCCGCCCCGCAGGCAATATCCAGCACCATCTCGTCGGGCTTGAGTGCCAGCAGTCTCTCTGTAGCCGGTTCGATGAGGTAGTCCTGGAACTCGTTGCCGTCGCCGATTTTATCGTCCCACCACCCGGCGAGAGTGTCCCAGACCTCGGCGGTCTGGCTGTCATATTCCGGGAAATCGGGAGAGAGTTCTTCTGCTGTCATTCCGTGCTCCGATTAACACCAGTTCAACCGTCAGGTGATTAACGCCATGCTTCGTAGCGCTGGCGCACTATATCCTCGGCAAGCTTCTGCCGTATACTGAAGGTACGCATTGTACCAAATGACTGCTGGGGTCTGTGTCGAGGGTTTGGTATCCGACGGTGGCGGCTTCAATTCTTCCTCAGGTTCGGGGCCCTTGATAGTGAACATCCCGGAAAGGCCCCCGATATTCACCGTGTAGTTGCCGCCAAGCTCCCTGATGATAGTAAAATCTACCTGTTCGCTGGTCCCGCCGGTAAGCGTTATTTGTTTGCTACCCTCACCCTTACCATTCAATGTGAGTGTGACTTCGTGTTTGCCGGTCTCGTCTCCGGTGTTGCTTACCAGTACGCTTACGGTTACCTTCTCATTGCTCTGTACTTCAAGCGGCTCTAACCGCAGGTCCGATACGAAAAAGGCGGCTGGTTTCTTCGGTTCCTCCGTCATCTGAGCAACGGGTGTGGTGGGTGTTTCTCCTTTGCAGCCGACCAGCAGTACCGCGGTCAACAGGACACTGAGAACCAGAGACCACGCTACGTTTTGAAAATGACATCGACCCATCACATGCACTCCTTGCTTGTGCGATGTCACAGTCTAGCAGGTGATGGTTATGATGACAATAAGTGGGGTGGTGCCTTTTCTTTCGGACATAAGGATAGAAATACCCTGCGGATAGTGGAATCCTATTTCGAGTTGTGAGATCAGAGCCTACATAAAATTATCATTCAGAAAACTGAACACGGTGCGCCAGCAAGTCCTGTTCCACAAAACACTGCTATGACCGCTTTCGAACACGATATGCTGATAGTAGTTCTCGAACCCCTTTTCTTCAAGCCTGTTTACTATCTGATTGCTCATAGCAGTTGATGGCCAGATCCGGTCCTTTTTCCCTGAAACCAGCAGTATAGCGCCCTCTGTTCTTTCCACGGGTATTACTGCTTCCGGGTGCCGTTCTACTTCTGCCAGGTCCTTTTCCATTATATTCCGCATTCGCATTGATAGCATGGCAAGAATATCACGTGATGATAGCGAACTGGGTAAATATGGTAGACCGGCTCCCCGGTACGACCATGACGACCTGGGTTGTTTCCCGGTAGCTAATATACTTCGGGGAATTCCCTGCCAGACAACCGAACTGGGCAGAAGTCCTACCACTGCCTTGATGTTCGCGAACATTGAACCTAGTAGCAGACTTAGCTCACCCCCTTTGGAACCCCCGATAAGTGCGTACTTATTAGATACTACCTCTGGCTGGGCAGCTAACCATTCAAATGTCTTTTCGAAATATTCCAGCGGAATCTCTTCCAGCGAACCGGGCAAGCCATTTGCTTTAAAATAAGCCAGGGAGAGCACATTATAACCCCGCTCAACAAGTCGTGTTGTTACTATTGCCAGCGGCCACGCGCTCCAGCGTTTTCCTCCTTCGGAACCGCCCAGCAGGATAACTGCCTTACGTGGTTGCCCCGAGCCATCGTGGAAGAAATCAGCTACCAGACCATCTTTCGCAGTTCGTTTTTTCACAATTCAATCACCCGGTCAGTAGTTAACCAGTATTTGTATGAACACTAATCCGTGCAGTATCGCGGACACTGCACTACAGGAGGTGACACTTTGCGTTCAAGTACAAACGCCCTTTCAGATAATGCCTCAGTCTAGCAGGTGATTGGTATCATGGCAATCATGATATGGATGGGGAGGGACTGTTACGGTAAGTACAAACCCGGGTCTTACCCCTTCATTTCTCTCACCATCCCGGCCACGTACCTGCCGATGGCGATGGCACCGGTCAGCCCCGGCGATTCAATACCGACCATGTTTATCAGGCCAGGCAGTCCCCTGTGCTCTTCGTGAGCGATGACGAAGTCACGGAAGTCGTCCTCCGGTCCCTGGAGCTTGGGACGGATACCGGCCATCTCCGGTTCCAGGTCTTCCAGCCTGAGTCCCGGCAGGAACTTCCGGACGGACTGGTAGAATTCTTCTCTATCAGTCTCGTCCACGCCGTAGTCTATCTCGTCCACGTAGCGCGTGTTGGGGCCGAGTCTCATCCGGCCGTCCATGGTAGGGGTGACGTGAATGCCCTTGCCGGCATGCTCGGGGAGGGGATAGACCAACCGGTTCACCGGAGGCATATCCGGCGAATTGAGACTGAAATACTCGCCTTTGCAGTAGTGGAGTTGGTACCCGGCCTGTGGAAGGTCGATTCCGGCCAGCCCGGCAACACGGTCCGAGTTCAGCCCCGCCGAGTTGATTACAATATCAGCATGAATCGACGATGTACCTTCACGGTCACTTATCTCGACCTCGTATCCTGCCCCCACCTTTTCCAGACCAACTACCTCAGTCTCGAATACGAAGTCGGTCCCTCTCTCCCTGGCGAGCCCGTACAGTGCCCTCATCAGGGAATAGGCATCAAGTATGCCCGTTGAGGGGGAGAGTATTGCGGCAACCGCCTTCACGTTCGGTTCTGTGTGCCTGACTTCATTCCGGGAGATGAGCCTGAGGTCGGTAACGCCGTTTCTGTGCCCGAGTTCGAGAAGCTCTTCCAGCTTCTCGAACTCGACATCATCAGTGGCAACGATAATCTTACCCAGCCGGCGGTGGTCCACGCCGTACTTCTCACAGAACTCGTAGAGCAGGGGATTTCCTTCGATACAGAACCTGGCCTTGAGAGAGCCTTCGGGATAGTAGATACCGGCGTGGATGACCTCGCTATTCCGGCTGCTGGTCTCCAGGCCGAAGGTCTGGTTCTTTTCGAGGACGAAGACCCCTTTTTGCTGTCGTGCCAGTTCGGCGGCTACCGCCAGACCGACAACACCGGCCCCGATGATGGCTACATCTACCTCAATCGACATGATGTCCTCAGAAATCGCTCAGGGCATTATTCCGGGTCTGCCCGAGGTGGGAGGTATCGTTGTGCCGGGTGAGTATGAACCGACCGTCCTCGTATTCGAAGATGGTCATTCCGGCCACATCCTGCCTGATATTCCAGAAGTTGGAGTTGTCCAGACCCAGCAGGCTGCATATCAGGACCTTGTTCACCACGCGATGAGATACCAGCACCAACGTGCCTTCGTGGCTGGCCACAACTGTTTCAACCACTTGCCTGGCTCTCTCCGCGACGTCGTCCAGGCTCTCGCCGTCCGGCATCGTCACCAGGTGCGGTTCTGCCAGCCAGCGGTGATAGAGTTCCGTGTGTCTCTCCTTGACCTCCTGGTGGGTCAGACCCTGCCATGTTCCGTAATTGAAGTCCACCAGACCCTGAGCAACACTGACATTAAGGCTATGGTGCGAGGCAACGGCACCGGCTGTATCCAGGGCGCGCTTCAGGGGGCTGGAGTAGACGGCTTCCACACTGAAATCTGCCAGGTGCTGCCCCAGGGCCTCTGCCTGGGCAAGGCCGGTTTCGTTTAAGCCGATATCCAGTCTGCCCCGGAACACCTCGCCCACGTTCCAGTCGGTCTCACCGTGGCGGGCAATGATTATACGGGTCATAGCACTATTCTGCCTTCAGAGGGTGAGTGAAGTCAATGGATGGAAGTAGATTAACAGGTAGTGAGACATTTATCTGTGCTCTCTATTCGTCCATTACATCAGTGGCACTCCAGTCCACACCACGCTGCTTCCCACACCAGAAGAAAGCTCCCCCTGTATCAGCCTTCTGCCTGAACGAGACTGTACTCCATCCGCCGCGTGGCTTCCCTTGACAGCGGAAGAGCGTCGGGCTACTCTGAATGGCACTACCCTCCGAGGCAGGTGGGGTGTTGTACTGTGAACGAGAAAGAAGACACTACCGGAAGGACAGAGCATACCTATGACCACATCGCACCGGCCTATTCCTCCAGGGTGGAGGAGCTTCTAGCTGACTCCTGGATAGGGGAGCATGAGAAGGGGCTGCTTGACAGGTTCCTGCTGGCGGTACCGCGGTCCGGGGCCGGCATTCTCGATATCGGGTGCGGGAACGGGAAGGATACCGACTACTTCCGGCGGAAGGCGGCGTTTGCCGTAGGGATGGACGTTTCGCGAGGTATGCTGGCCGAGGCCAGGAAACGGGTACCGTGGGGTACATTCTGCCGTATGGATATGAGGGGCCTGGGCTTCTCCACGGGCGTATTTGACGGGGTGTGGGCCAACGGGTGCATTTATCATGTTCCGAAGGCAGACCTTCCCGCTGTGTTCCGAGAGGTCATTCGG
Proteins encoded in this window:
- a CDS encoding 2-dehydropantoate 2-reductase, translated to MRIIIYGAGAIGGVVAGHLHLTGTEVVLIGRPGHVNAINEQGLRFVTPTETHNLRLPAVTAPDQIDFGPEDVVLLCVKGQNTDEALGDLRKVVNDIPVFCLQNGTRNEEIAVGYFPRVYGVMVRVGGVYVTDGEAIARRDPPGWLIIGQYPEGKDDLAEEVADRLRRAGFFVLVTPEVMPFKWGKLMTNLGNAIGAITNARGRETAPIYSAAFEEAQQILSQAGIRWVSNEELAEVWPESTERPRNSLRTEAQSSTWQSLARRQGTVETDFLNGEIVRQAERLGLKAPVNQMLLRIAQEMAASGETPGKYNPTELCRMLGLD
- a CDS encoding class I SAM-dependent methyltransferase; the protein is MTAEELSPDFPEYDSQTAEVWDTLAGWWDDKIGDGNEFQDYLIEPATERLLALKPDEMVLDIACGAGRFARRMAALGAMIVAIDHSEMFIRRARERTTENADRITYRVLSATDPEALLSLGEKRFDAAVCTMALMDMSSIEPLISTLPKLLKTGGRFVFSVLHPAFNSGTTRLVAEEFDTGDKLVFRAGVTVTDYAEPFHHMGVGIPGQPVPQHYFHRPVSLLFNICFKHGFVLDGMEEPLFPEGYQSQSASPMAYSRMQHIPPVLVARMVLK
- a CDS encoding CARDB domain-containing protein gives rise to the protein MGRCHFQNVAWSLVLSVLLTAVLLVGCKGETPTTPVAQMTEEPKKPAAFFVSDLRLEPLEVQSNEKVTVSVLVSNTGDETGKHEVTLTLNGKGEGSKQITLTGGTSEQVDFTIIRELGGNYTVNIGGLSGMFTIKGPEPEEELKPPPSDTKPSTQTPAVIWYNAYLQYTAEACRGYSAPALRSMALIT
- a CDS encoding acyl-CoA thioester hydrolase/BAAT C-terminal domain-containing protein; this encodes MKKRTAKDGLVADFFHDGSGQPRKAVILLGGSEGGKRWSAWPLAIVTTRLVERGYNVLSLAYFKANGLPGSLEEIPLEYFEKTFEWLAAQPEVVSNKYALIGGSKGGELSLLLGSMFANIKAVVGLLPSSVVWQGIPRSILATGKQPRSSWSYRGAGLPYLPSSLSSRDILAMLSMRMRNIMEKDLAEVERHPEAVIPVERTEGAILLVSGKKDRIWPSTAMSNQIVNRLEEKGFENYYQHIVFESGHSSVLWNRTCWRTVFSFLNDNFM
- a CDS encoding NAD(P)/FAD-dependent oxidoreductase, which translates into the protein MSIEVDVAIIGAGVVGLAVAAELARQQKGVFVLEKNQTFGLETSSRNSEVIHAGIYYPEGSLKARFCIEGNPLLYEFCEKYGVDHRRLGKIIVATDDVEFEKLEELLELGHRNGVTDLRLISRNEVRHTEPNVKAVAAILSPSTGILDAYSLMRALYGLARERGTDFVFETEVVGLEKVGAGYEVEISDREGTSSIHADIVINSAGLNSDRVAGLAGIDLPQAGYQLHYCKGEYFSLNSPDMPPVNRLVYPLPEHAGKGIHVTPTMDGRMRLGPNTRYVDEIDYGVDETDREEFYQSVRKFLPGLRLEDLEPEMAGIRPKLQGPEDDFRDFVIAHEEHRGLPGLINMVGIESPGLTGAIAIGRYVAGMVREMKG
- a CDS encoding histidine phosphatase family protein, which encodes MTRIIIARHGETDWNVGEVFRGRLDIGLNETGLAQAEALGQHLADFSVEAVYSSPLKRALDTAGAVASHHSLNVSVAQGLVDFNYGTWQGLTHQEVKERHTELYHRWLAEPHLVTMPDGESLDDVAERARQVVETVVASHEGTLVLVSHRVVNKVLICSLLGLDNSNFWNIRQDVAGMTIFEYEDGRFILTRHNDTSHLGQTRNNALSDF
- a CDS encoding class I SAM-dependent methyltransferase produces the protein MNEKEDTTGRTEHTYDHIAPAYSSRVEELLADSWIGEHEKGLLDRFLLAVPRSGAGILDIGCGNGKDTDYFRRKAAFAVGMDVSRGMLAEARKRVPWGTFCRMDMRGLGFSTGVFDGVWANGCIYHVPKADLPAVFREVIRVLRPSGVFSFNYKAGAGEGLDDEPRSFGGGPRYYAYYRRGEMKTLLRRAGLRALELESYPGRVFGEEIVQVWAQKP